The following are encoded in a window of Phaseolus vulgaris cultivar G19833 chromosome 3, P. vulgaris v2.0, whole genome shotgun sequence genomic DNA:
- the LOC137805592 gene encoding uncharacterized protein — translation MVRWAVELSEFDIQYEPRGSIKGQIYADFVAELSPGGEQEVEAGSQWSLSVDGSSNQQGSGAGIVLEGPDGVLIEQALRFAFKASNNQAEYEALIAGMLLAKEMGARNLLVKSDSQLVTGQVLGEFQAKDPQMAAYLRYVESLRGAFSALEMVHVPREQNARADLLAKLASSGKGADRGL, via the coding sequence atggtgcgctgggcggtggaactttcagaattcgacatccagtatgagcccagaggatccatcaaagggcagatATACGCAGATTTCGTTGCAGAACTCTCGCCTGGAGGCGAACAGGAGGTGGAGGCAGGCTCGCAGTGGTCGCTCTCAGTGGacggctcttccaaccagcaaggaagtggtgcgggaatagtcttggaaggaccagacggtgtactgatcgagcaggccctgcgcttcgctttcaaagccagcaataatcaggctgagtatgaagccctgattgcaggaatgctttTAGCCAAAGAGATGGGCGCGCGAAACCTCTTAGTGAAGAGTGACTCTCAACTAGTTACAGGACAAGTGTTGGGTGAGTTTCAGGCgaaagacccgcagatggcagcaTATTTGAGGTACGTCGAATCGCTAAGAGGAGCCTTCAGTGCTCTTGAAATGgtgcatgtcccaagggagcagaatgccagagctgacttgcttgccaagctggccagctcaggcaagggggcagacagaggactgtaa
- the LOC137807349 gene encoding probable xyloglucan endotransglucosylase/hydrolase protein 23 — protein sequence MVVFFYVKAMVGLVLAFLISVPSMVAYAGNLYQDVDVTWGDGRGKILNNGQLLTLSLDHASGSGFQSKNQYLYGKFDMQIKLVPGNSAGTVTAYYLSSEGSSWDEIDFEFLGNLSGDPYIVHTNVYTQGKGKREQQFYLWFDPTADFHTYSFLWNPAHVVFYVDGRPIREFSNSEGTGLEYPNKQSMRLYSSLWNADDWATRGGRVKTDWSQAPFTASFRNLRVNGCVWSNGASSCNSSSSGKTWLSQKLDATNQKMLKWVQKNYMIYNYCTDIRRFPQGLPLECTVRTETS from the exons ATGgttgttttcttttatgttaAGGCAATGGTTGGGCTTGTCCTAGCCTTCCTAATCTCTGTGCCTTCCATGGTTGCCTATGCTGGCAACTTGTACCAAGATGTTGATGTCACTTGGGGAGATGGCAGAGGTAAGATTCTGAACAATGGTCAGCTTCTTACTCTGTCCCTTGACCATGCCTCTGGCTCTGGCTTTCAGTCCAAGAACCAGTATCTCTATGGGAAGTTTGACATGCAAATCAAACTTGTCCCTGGAAATTCCGCTGGCACAGTCACCGCTTATTAC TTGAGTTCAGAAGGGTCATCTTGGGATGAGATAGACTTTGAGTTCTTGGGAAATCTGAGCGGGGATCCTTACATAGTTCATACTAATGTGTACACGCAAGGCAAGGGTAAGAGAGAGCAGCAATTCTATCTCTGGTTTGACCCAACTGCAGATTTTCACACCTATTCCTTTCTCTGGAATCCTGCACATGTTGT ATTCTATGTTGATGGTAGACCAATTAGGGAGTTCTCGAACTCGGAGGGTACGGGTCTTGAATACCCAAATAAGCAATCTATGAGGTTATATTCAAGTCTATGGAACGCTGATGATTGGGCAACAAGAGGAGGGCGTGTGAAGACAGATTGGAGCCAAGCCCCATTCACTGCATCGTTCAGGAACTTGAGAGTGAATGGATGCGTTTGGTCCAATGGGGCTTCTTCATGCAACTCCAGCTCTTCTGGTAAAACTTGGCTATCTCAAAAGCTTGATGCCACAAACCAGAAGATGCTAAAATGGGTGCAGAAGAACTACATGATTTACAATTACTGCACAGACATAAGACGATTCCCTCAGGGTCTCCCTCTGGAATGCACAGTTCGCACCGAGACATCATAA
- the LOC137805593 gene encoding uncharacterized protein translates to MADENSEGSESPSSNQGKNSLQGESSIHSFLYLHPSENPATPLVSPVLDSTNYHSWSRSVLTALSAKNKVEFVNGAAPRPSETDSSFSSWTRCNNMVASWLVHSVSVHIRQSIIWMDKALDVWNDLKARFSQGDLSRISDLQMEASSLNQGDLSVTDYFTKLRIIWDELDNFRPDPICSCTKPSVITQRKREDQAMQFLRGLNDQYNNVKAHILLMEPVPAITKNFSLVIQQERQFNNSVLIANVKNVTPVTFVNHTSSNTISCTFCGKLGHTESVCFKKNGFPNQDNRGPKFGSNKKVSIW, encoded by the exons ATGGCTGACGAGAATAGTGAAGGGAGCGAAAGCCCTAGTTCCAATCAGGGCAAGAATTCCTTACAAGGCGAGAGTTCTATTCATAGCTTCTTATACCTACATCCCAGTGAAAATCCTGCCACACCCCTTGTGTCACCCGTTCTTGATTCCACAAATTACCACTCTTGGAGTCGCTCGGTTCTCACGGCTTTGAGCGCAAAGAATAAAGTCGAGTTTGTTAATGGCGCTGCTCCCCGACCTTCTGAAACCGATTCGTCTTTCTCATCCTGGACAAGATGCAACAACATGGTGGCGTCTTGGCTTGTACACTCAGTCTCTGTTCATATACGTCAAAGCATCATATGGATGGACAAGGCACTGGACGTATGGAATGATCTCAAGGCCCGCTTCTCACAAGGCGATTTATCCCGTATTTCTGATCTTCAAATGGAAGCGTCCTCACTCAATCAAGGTGACCTTTCTGTTACCGATTACTTCACTAAACTCAGGATCATTTGGGATGAATTAGATAACTTTAGGCCTGATCCTATATGTTCTTGTACTAAGCCTTCTGTCATTACCCAAAGAAAAAGAGAGGATCAGGCAATGCAATTTTTACGCGGCCTTAATGACCAATACAACAATGTAAAAGCTCATATTTTGCTCATGGAACCTGTCCCTGCTATTACCAAAAATTTTTCTCTTGTTATCCAACAAGAACGCCAGTTTAATAACAGTGTTCTTATAGCTAATGTAAAAAATGTTACCCCTGTTACCTTCGTTAACCACACCAGTTCCAATACCATTTCCTGTACTTTTTGTGGTAAGTTGGGTCACACTGAGAGTGtctgttttaagaaaaatggtTTTCCTAACCAAGATAACAGAGGCCCAAAGTTTGGTAGTAATAAAAAG GTTTCAATATGGTAA
- the LOC137807350 gene encoding probable xyloglucan endotransglucosylase/hydrolase protein 23: MAFSRLVLLISIVGYFLIASAANFYQDFDITWGDGRAKILNNGELLTLSLDKSSGSGFQSKNEYLFGKIDMQLKLVPGNSAGTVTAYYLSSKGATWDEIDFEFLGNLSGDPYILHTNVFSQGKGNREQQFYLWFDPTADFHTYSILWNPQRIVFSVDGSPIREFKNMESKGVPFPKNQAMRIYSSLWNADDWATRGGLVKTDWSQAPFTASYRNFNANACTVSSGTSSCSNSASSPNAWLSEELDSTSQEKLKWVQNNYMIYNYCTDTKRFPQALPTECNTA; the protein is encoded by the exons ATGGCTTTTTCAAGACTTGTGCTGTTAATATCCATTGTTGGGTATTTTTTGATTGCTTCTGCAGCCAATTTCTATCAAGATTTTGATATAACCTGGGGAGATGGTCGCGCCAAGATACTAAACAATGGCGAGCTTCTCACTTTGTCTCTTGACAAATCCTCTGGCTCCGGCTTCCAGTCTAAGAATGAATACCTTTTTGGCAAAATTGACATGCAACTCAAACTAGTCCCTGGCAACTCTGCTGGCACCGTCACTGCCTACTAT CTATCTTCAAAAGGAGCAACATGGGATGAGATTGACTTTGAATTCTTGGGGAATTTGAGTGGTGACCCATACATTCTCCACACCAACGTGTTTAGCCAAGGCAAGGGTAATAGGGAGCAACAATTTTACCTCTGGTTTGACCCAACTGCAGATTTTCACACCTATTCCATCCTCTGGAACCCTCAACGTATTGT GTTCTCGGTGGATGGAAGTCCCATAAGGGAGTTCAAGAACATGGAGTCAAAGGGTGTTCCATTCCCCAAAAACCAAGCAATGAGGATATACTCAAGCCTATGGAATGCAGATGATTGGGCCACAAGGGGAGGGCTTGTTAAGACCGATTGGAGCCAAGCTCCATTCACAGCTTCATACAGAAACTTCAATGCCAATGCTTGCACAGTGTCCTCTGGAACTTCTTCTTGCTCAAACTCTGCGTCTTCTCCCAATGCTTGGCTCTCAGAAGAATTGGACTCCACTAGTCAGGAGAAGCTCAAGTGGGTACAGAATAATTATATGATCTACAACTATTGCACTGACACCAAAAGATTTCCACAAGCCCTTCCTACAGAATGCAATACGgcctaa
- the LOC137807351 gene encoding probable xyloglucan endotransglucosylase/hydrolase protein 23 codes for MPSLHSTSSTIIFLYALVLAYAFAASASNFYQDFDITWGDGRANILNNGDLFTLSLDKASGSGFLSKNEYLFANIDMQIKLVPGNSAGTVTAYYLSSKGSNWDEIDFEFLGNLSGDPYILHTNVFSQGKGNREQQFYLWFDPTADFHTYSILWNPQRIIFSVDGTPIREFKNMESEGVAFPNYQPMRIYSSLWNADDWATRGGLVKTDWSQAPFTASYRNFNANTCDPYGSSSSSSCSSNSGSSNAWYYTQELDSSNQGKLNWVQKNYMIYNYCTDTKRFPQGFPTECQAS; via the exons ATGCCATCTCTTCATTCCACATCTTCAACAATCATTTTCCTTTATGCATTGGTATTGGCCTATGCCTTTGCAGCTTCTGCTTCCAACTTCTATCAGGATTTTGACATAACATGGGGAGATGGCCGAGCCAACATACTGAACAATGGCGATCTTTTCACTCTTTCTCTTGACAAAGCCTCTGGCTCAGGGTTTCTGTCCAAAAATGAATATCTGTTTGCCAACATTGATATGCAAATCAAGCTTGTACCTGGAAACTCTGCAGGCACTGTCACTGCCTATTAT TTGTCATCAAAAGGGTCAAACTGGGATGAGATTGACTTTGAATTCTTGGGGAATCTGAGTGGTGACCCTTACATCCTTCACACAAATGTGTTTAGTCAGGGAAAAGGCAACAGAGAGCAACAGTTCTATCTTTGGTTTGACCCAACAGCAGATTTCCATACCTATTCCATTCTCTGGAATCCTCAGCGCATAAT CTTCTCAGTAGATGGGACTCCCATAAGAGAATTCAAGAACATGGAATCAGAAGGAGTTGCATTCCCGAATTATCAACCAATGAGGATATACTCTAGCCTTTGGAATGCTGATGACTGGGCAACAAGAGGTGGTCTTGTGAAGACCGATTGGAGCCAAGCTCCTTTCACAGCTTCTTATAGGAATTTCAATGCCAATACATGTGACCCTTATggatcatcatcatcttcttcttgcAGTTCTAACTCTGGCTCCTCCAATGCCTGGTACTACACCCAAGAGTTGGATTCATCAAACCAAGGGAAACTGAATTGGGTGCAGAAGAATTACATGATTTACAATTATTGCACTGACACCAAGAGATTTCCTCAAGGCTTTCCCACAGAGTGCCAAGCATCATGA